A stretch of Henckelia pumila isolate YLH828 chromosome 4, ASM3356847v2, whole genome shotgun sequence DNA encodes these proteins:
- the LOC140862121 gene encoding uncharacterized protein: MISGGSTDGDSNRARKSWSKREVLGIEAWRPDAYPVITFGPEDLEGVCLPHNNALLIQAQVANYDIRMVFVDSGSSVNVIFQDAFAQMDLRECEINPVKTSLHGFSRHTIRPKGEVRLPITLGLGDSKKTVMALFTVVEAPSSYNIILGRPALNAFRAVASAYHQKIKFPVGDRVGEVKGDQHSSRRCYADTIRGNNKRA, translated from the coding sequence ATGATTTCGGGAGGATCCACTGATGGGGACTCTAATAGAGCTCGGAAGTCTTGGAGCAAAAGAGAGGTCCTGGGAATCGAAGCCTGGAGACCAGATGCCTATCCGGTCATTACGTTTGGGCCTGAGGATCTTGAGGGAGTGTGTCTACCCCACAACAATGCTTTACTCATCCAAGCGCAGGTGGCTAACTACGACATAAGAATGGTTTTTGTGGATTCAGGGAGTTCGGTGAACGTCATTTTCCAGGATGCATTTGCACAAATGGACTTGCGGGAGTGTGAGATTAACCCTGTAAAAACGTCCCTACATGGGTTTTCCAGACATACTATTCGGCCTAAAGGAGAAGTGCGGCTGCCTATTACTCTAGGATTGGGCGATTCAAAAAAGACTGTTATGGCTCTCTTCACCGTGGTGGAGGCCCCATCTTCCTACAATATCATCCTGGGAAGGCCGGCTTTAAATGCCTTTCGGGCCGTCGCATCCGCTTACCACCAAAAGATCAAATTCCCGGTGGGGGATCGAGTGGGCGAGGTAAAGGGAGATCAGCACTCATCCAGACGGTGTTATGCGGACACCATCCGGGGGAATAACAAGAGAGCatga